The Paramixta manurensis region ATCCACGCAGCATTAGACATTACACTGTATTTCATCGACGCATCCTTTGTGTTTTCTACTACATGCCGCTTTACAGACATCCTTGTTTACTACTGAAAACTGTGCACTATGAGCGCAGGTAAAAATTGAGATAATTTCTCTTTCGGCCAGGTTAACTTGATTAATTATTGGTTTTAACTCTGGCCACTTTGTGGGGAATTAAGACAACCGCCCCTTGTTTTTATCGGACAAACAGCGTCAACGTTAATAATTTGAATTAAACATGGCACGAAACGACTATTTTGTAAAAAACCGCACCCGGGCCATTTTTGAGTCGTGACGTTATCTATCGTTACTGTCTATCGAATCTATAACAAAAACCTACATTGAGAAAGTCAACCCAACCCAAACCAAACAAAATAAGACAAATCTCATCACACTATTTCACCAGTATAATTTAACTTATCTCGTGCAATTTAAAACCAGCACTTAAACACATTGAATAAATATTCCACTTTTACAGTGCCAAATATTATCACAGTGTTTCTCATCCATTCATTGATTAGAAAGGTAAGAGCTTTTATGAGGAAGTCACGATATAGCGAAGAGCAAATCACCAGTGCGATTAAAGCTTCAGAATGTGGCGTTAAAGTGAAGGAGATCTGCGATGAACTAGGGATATCAGAGGCAACATTCTATAGCTGGAAAAAGAAATACTCGGGCTTATCTTCAGAAGAAGGAAGGAAAATCAAAGCATTAGAGGAGAAAGTACAATCATTATTGCGCGAACTACAATCGTTAAATGATGATAAAGAGATGCTGCAAAGCGTGCTTAAAACCTTTTTCACTACCGATGATAAACGCCAAGCCGTTAATTTTCTGCAAAATACATACGACATTGGCACGCGCAGGAGTTGCCGATTAGTGGCGATTAGCCGCAGTGTTTATCACTATCCCGATCAGGTGGATAAACAATAGGCTGTTTTTTTACACGGTATAAATAAGATTATTCCTTGTGATTAACGATGTGCGTTTTTAATTAAAGATCCGGTGAATTAACATAAAATATAATTATGCTCTGATGTTTTAACCATTGAGTTTCGCCCCTCTTTGTCATTAACTGCAGCACACACTTTTAAATTCCGTAAATATCAAACCATTCGCGACACACTTACTCGGTTAAACGAGTAAGTGCCGTCGATCCTTAGTTTACCTTAGTTTAACCTTCAGGCTCTGGCGCGTAAAAACGCGTTAGCAAAGGTGAACAGTCAGTTTGGCCAGCTTATCAGACTGGCGTGGCAAATGAGATTCAAAAAGCCTTCCCGGCGGAACCTTGCCGTTCGACCACAGTGTTAGCATCATTAACGAAACCCGCTTAAATAAACCCTTTAGTATTGCTTACCACTTACCGTGCTTCATACGCAAACGGCTGGCTTCAAACCGCCTCATAGTTGTCAGTGATTTAACTATTCGCCATCTCACTGGCGGTTTACCCTCATTGGGGAGGCCGGTAACTTTATCTAATCCTGGCTCATGTCCCCAACAAATATGCAGGTTTATCGCCAAGCCTATTCAGTAGCGTCGGTTGACCTTCCGCGTGCAGTGCAGGATTCGATAAGCGCCCTTTGTTGGCGACGGCGGGAGGAGAGAGATGACAAACATCGTTAAACATCCAGTCAAAACAATAAGGCCCCGCGAGTGCGAGGCCTTATCTTCAAACGTCAAACATTCCAGCGATACCTGAGGCGAACCTTAGAACGGAATGTCGTCATCAAAATCCATCGGGGGTTCATTATTCGCCGGGGCGCTTGGTTGCTGCTGCTGCGGACGAGACTGCGCGCCGCCGCTGAACTGGTTACCGCCCTGCTGCTGCGGCTGCTGCGGTTGGCCCCAACCGTTATTATTGTTCTGACCGCCGCCCGCCGGTGCGCCACCGCCCTGACGGCCGCCCAGCATCTGCATGGTGCCGCCAACGTTGACCACCACTTCAGTGGTGTAACGTTCCTGGCCACTCTGATCCTGCCACTTACGCGTTTGCAGAGCGCCTTCAATATATACCTGAGAGCCTTTACGCAGGTACTCGCCCGCCACTTCCGCCAGCTTGCCGAACAACACCACGCGGTGCCATTCCGTTTTCTCTTTGGTTTCGCCGGTTTGCTTGTCACGCCAGCTTTCGGAGGTGGCCAGAGTAATGTTGGCAACCGCACCGCCATTCGGCATGTAACGGACTTCCGGATCCTGACCCAGATTTCCGACAAGAATCACTTTGTTAACGCCCCTGCTGGCCATGTTCATGTCTCCCGATGAGTATTTACTAAAAGTCTAAACGGCGAATTCTAACACGCCACCGTGTTGGATCATACTTTCGTTCTGGCTCTCACTAATGATCCGCTGCTTGCAGAGTTGCAATCAGGTACTGGATATTCATTCAGGTTTTTTTATGCCATAATGACATGTTTCGTTCTGGCCATGCCGGGCACAGGCATGGTGAGGTCTGCGTTAATCCGGGAAATGTGAATGGATAAGATCGAAGTCCGGGGTGCCCGCACCCATAATTTGAAAAATATCAACCTGATCATCCCTCGCGACAAACTGATCGTTGTTACCGGATTGTCAGGTTCCGGTAAATCCTCGCTGGCGTTTGACACGCTGTATGCTGAAGGGCAGCGCCGTTACGTGGAATCGCTCTCCGCTTATGCGCGCCAATTTCTCTCCTTAATGGAGAAACCGGATGTCGACCACATTGAAGGCTTGTCACCGGCAATCTCAATCGAGCAGAAATCGACCTCGCACAATCCGCGTTCTACCGTTGGGACCATTACTGAAATCCACGACTATTTGCGTCTGTTATTCGCACGCGTGGGTGAGCCGCGTTGCCCGGATCATGATGTCCCTCTCGCGGCGCAGACCGTCAGCCAAATGGTGGATAATGTGCTGGCGCAGCCAGAAGGCGCGCGTTTAATGCTGCTAGCGCCGGTGGTTAAAGAACGTAAAGGCGAACATACCAAAACGCTAGAAAATCTGGCGACGCAGGGCTATATCCGCGCGCGTATTGATGGCGAAGTTTGCGATCTGTCCGATCCACCGAAGTTAGAGCTACAGAAAAAGCACACCATTGAAGTGGTGGTGGATCGCTTTAAGGTACGTGAAGATTTGGCGACCCGTCTCGCCGAGTCGTTCGAAACCGCGCTGGAGCTCTCCGGCGGCACCGCGATTGTCGCCGATATGGATGACGACAAAGCGGAGGAGCTGTTGTTCTCAGCGAACTTCGCCTGCCCGATCTGTGGCTACAGTATGAGTGAGTTAGAACCACGGTTGTTTTCATTTAACAACCCGGCAGGCGCCTGCCCAACCTGCGACGGCTTAGGCGTACAGCAATATTTCGATCCGGATCGGGTGGTGCAAAACCCCGAGTTATCGCTGGCTGGCGGCGCGATCCGCGGTTGGGATCGGCGCAACTTCTACTACTTCCAGATGCTACGCTCGCTGGCGGATCATCTCGATTTTGATATCGAAGCGCCGTTCAATTCGATCGATGAGAAAGCTCGTAACGTGATCCTCTATGGTTCCGGCAAAGAAACTATCGAGTTCAAATACATTAACGATCGCGGCGATACCTCGATCCGCCGTCATCCATTTGAAGGCGTGCTGCACAATATGGAACGCCGCTATAAAGAAACGGAGTCGTCGGCGGTACGAGAAGATCTGGCGAAATTTATCAGTAACCGCGCCTGCGCGAGCTGCGAAGGGACGCGTTTGCGTCGCGAAGCGCGCCATGTGTTTGTCGAGAACACCACGCTGCCGACCATTTCGGATATGAGCATCGGCCATGCGATGGATTTCTTTCATAACCTGAAACTCAGCGGTCAGCGGGCGAAAATTGCCGAAAAGGTGCTGAAAGAGATTGGCGATCGCCTGAAGTTCCTGGTTAACGTTGGTCTAAATTATCTGTCCATGTCACGCTCCGCCGAAACGCTTTCCGGCGGTGAGGCGCAGCGTATTCGCCTGGCTAGCCAAATCGGCGCCGGCCTGGTGGGCGTAATGTACGTATTGGATGAACCATCAATCGGCTTGCACCAGCGCGATAACGAACGTCTGCTAGAGACGTTAGTCCATCTGCGCGATCTCGGTAATACGGTGATTGTGGTCGAACATGATGAGGATGCGATTCGCGCCGCCGACCATGTTATTGATATTGGTCCCGGCGCTGGCGTACACGGTGGTCAGATTGTCGCCGAAGGCACCATTGACGATATTATGGCGCAGCCCGATTCGTTAACCGGCCAATACCTGAGCGGTAAACGTGAAATCGCGATTCCACCACAGCGTGTACCTGCCGATCCGAATAAAGTGCTGAAGCTGACCGGCGCGCGCGGTAATAATCTGAAGGATGTGACTTTAACGCTACCGGTGGGTCTGTTTAGCTGCATCACCGGCGTCTCCGGCTCCGGTAAATCGACCCTGATTAACGATACGCTGTTTCCCCTTGCTCAGCGTCAATTGAATGGGGCGACCATTGCCGAACCGGCGCCTTATCGCGATATCAGCGGGATGGAACATTTCGATAAAGTGATCGATATCGATCAGAGCCCGATCGGGCGTACGCCGCGTTCCAACCCTGCCACCTATACCGGCATTTTTACCCCGGTACGCGAACTGTTTGCTGGCGTTCCCGAAGCGCGTTCACGCGGATATAACCCCGGCCGCTTCAGCTTCAACGTGCGCGGCGGGCGTTGTGAAGCCTGCCAGGGCGATGGCGTGATTAAAGTTGAAATGCACTTTTTGCCGGATATTTATGTGCCGTGCGATCAGTGTAAAGGTAAGCGCTATAACCGCGAAACGCTGGAGATTAAGTACAAAGGCAAAAGCATTCACGAAGTGTTGGAGATGACCATTGAGGAAGCACGCGAGTTTTTCGATGCGGTGCCGGCGCTGGCGCGTAAACTGCAAACGCTGATGGATGTTGGTCTATCCTATATCCGCTTAGGGCAGTCAGCGACCACGCTTTCCGGCGGTGAAGCCCAGCGTGTGAAGCTGGCGCGTGAACTCTCGAAGCGCGGTACCGGTCAGACGCTCTATATTCTGGATGAGCCCACCACCGGGCTACACTTTGCCGATATTCAGCAGCTTCTGGAAGTTTTGCATCAGTTACGCGATCAGGGTAATACCATCGTGGTGATTGAACACAACCTGGACGTGATTAAGACCGCAGACTGGATAGTCGATCTCGGCCCCGAAGGGGGAAGCGGCGGCGGTGAGATACTGGTTTCAGGCACCCCTGAAACGGTAGCTCAGTGTGAGCAATCACATACCGCGCGTTTCCTTAAACCTCTACTGACACGATAGGTCTCTTTCCGTGCCCTGCGCCGTTCAGCCTTATCAATGAAGGTTGAACGGCGTGCTCGCCCGCGACGGGTTTTGCAGACAAACTTGCAGAAACAGGCAAGATTTATACACATTCAGGCATACACGCCGCGCCATTCACTGTCTATTCTTAATGTTCCACATTTCTGCTTCTTCCGTTTTCTAACGGAGAGGCTGTCAGGGAAAAGTCCGGCGTTTGCCGCCACTGACTTTGTCCATTTTTTAGCGTTTATTTCACGACACATTCTAACTGGAGTCACCATGAATATTACGCATGCCTATGCGGCACAAGATGCGAAATCTAAACTTGCGCCATTCGACTATAAGCCGCGCGAACTGCGCGAGCATGATGTACAGCTTGAAGTCTTATTCTGCGGCGTTTGCCACTCTGACCTTCACCAGGCACGCAATGAATGGAAAAACACCGTGTTCCCGGTGGTACCCGGTCATGAAATTGTCGGCCGAGTCACTGCCGTGGGCGCGCATACCCACAAATACAAAGTCGGCGATCTGGTAGGCGTAGGCTGTATGGTCGATTCCTGCCGTTCTTGTCCAAGCTGTGACGAAGGGCTGGAGCAGTATTGTGAAAATGGTTTCACCGGTACGTATAACGGTGAAGATCGTCAAACCGGCGCCATTACTTATGGCGGTTATTCAACCGACATGATAGTGCATGAAGATTTTGTCCTGCGCGTACCGGAAAACCTCGACCCGGCAGGCGTTGCGCCACTGCTGTGCGCCGGGATCACGACTTACTCGCCGCTGCGTCATTGGGGCGTCGGCCCAGGCAAAAAGGTCGGCATCGTTGGCCTTGGCGGCTTGGGACATATGGGCGTAAAACTGGCCCATGCGATGGGTGCGCATGTGGTGCTGTTCACCACCTCGCCATCCAAAATTGAAGATGGCAAACGTCTGGGCGCGGATGAAGTGGTGATTTCTAAAGATGCCGATCAAATGGCGCAGCATGCTAATAGCTTCGACTTCATTCTGAATACCGTCGCGGCGCAGCACGACCTGAACCCGTTTATTAACCTGCTGAAACGCGATGGTAATATGACACTGGTCGGCGCGCCGGAACATGATCATCCGTCACCGCACGTCTTTGACCTGATTTTCAAACGCCGTAGCGTCGCGGGTTCACTGATTGGCGGCATCGCCGAAACGCAGGAAATGCTCGATTTCTGCGGCAAGCACAACATTGTTTCCGACATTGAACTGATCGATATGAATCAGATCAATGATGCTTACGAGCGTATGCTGAAGAGCGATGTGAAATATCGCTTTGTGATTGATATCGATAGCCTGCGCCAGGAAGCGGCAGCCTAACGGTTACCTCGCTACGGGCGCTTCGCCCGTAGCACTCTTTACCCGGTTACCGATCGTGGTTAACGCCCGGATGATGGGTATCCAACGCCTGCTGTAACGAAGCATCCACCAAATAATAGATCTGCGAATCCTTCAGCGTGCCGTCAAGGTAGAGTGTGCTCCAGTGCGATTTATTCAGATGCTCGCCAGGAGAGACATCGCGATGCTGTTCACGCAACAAATCCGCCAGCGTCGGCGTGGTTTTAAGCGAAACCGCCGGGCGCCCTTTCACCTCATGCACCATAGCGAATAGTACGTCATCCACCTTAATTTGCGTGGCTTTCCAGTCACTGTGAACATACTGTTCAGCGCCAGGTTTACTCATGCAGTAGGATAATAAATCTGAGGTTTTCATCGTTATTCCCCTTGTAATGTTGCCACGATCCGACGTGAGCCGCCGCGAACCCGGTGCTCTCCCAGCCAAATCCCTTGCCACGTGCCTAACACCAGACGCCCATGGTTCACCG contains the following coding sequences:
- a CDS encoding transposase; this encodes MRKSRYSEEQITSAIKASECGVKVKEICDELGISEATFYSWKKKYSGLSSEEGRKIKALEEKVQSLLRELQSLNDDKEMLQSVLKTFFTTDDKRQAVNFLQNTYDIGTRRSCRLVAISRSVYHYPDQVDKQ
- the ssb1 gene encoding single-stranded DNA-binding protein SSB1 translates to MASRGVNKVILVGNLGQDPEVRYMPNGGAVANITLATSESWRDKQTGETKEKTEWHRVVLFGKLAEVAGEYLRKGSQVYIEGALQTRKWQDQSGQERYTTEVVVNVGGTMQMLGGRQGGGAPAGGGQNNNNGWGQPQQPQQQGGNQFSGGAQSRPQQQQPSAPANNEPPMDFDDDIPF
- the uvrA gene encoding excinuclease ABC subunit UvrA: MDKIEVRGARTHNLKNINLIIPRDKLIVVTGLSGSGKSSLAFDTLYAEGQRRYVESLSAYARQFLSLMEKPDVDHIEGLSPAISIEQKSTSHNPRSTVGTITEIHDYLRLLFARVGEPRCPDHDVPLAAQTVSQMVDNVLAQPEGARLMLLAPVVKERKGEHTKTLENLATQGYIRARIDGEVCDLSDPPKLELQKKHTIEVVVDRFKVREDLATRLAESFETALELSGGTAIVADMDDDKAEELLFSANFACPICGYSMSELEPRLFSFNNPAGACPTCDGLGVQQYFDPDRVVQNPELSLAGGAIRGWDRRNFYYFQMLRSLADHLDFDIEAPFNSIDEKARNVILYGSGKETIEFKYINDRGDTSIRRHPFEGVLHNMERRYKETESSAVREDLAKFISNRACASCEGTRLRREARHVFVENTTLPTISDMSIGHAMDFFHNLKLSGQRAKIAEKVLKEIGDRLKFLVNVGLNYLSMSRSAETLSGGEAQRIRLASQIGAGLVGVMYVLDEPSIGLHQRDNERLLETLVHLRDLGNTVIVVEHDEDAIRAADHVIDIGPGAGVHGGQIVAEGTIDDIMAQPDSLTGQYLSGKREIAIPPQRVPADPNKVLKLTGARGNNLKDVTLTLPVGLFSCITGVSGSGKSTLINDTLFPLAQRQLNGATIAEPAPYRDISGMEHFDKVIDIDQSPIGRTPRSNPATYTGIFTPVRELFAGVPEARSRGYNPGRFSFNVRGGRCEACQGDGVIKVEMHFLPDIYVPCDQCKGKRYNRETLEIKYKGKSIHEVLEMTIEEAREFFDAVPALARKLQTLMDVGLSYIRLGQSATTLSGGEAQRVKLARELSKRGTGQTLYILDEPTTGLHFADIQQLLEVLHQLRDQGNTIVVIEHNLDVIKTADWIVDLGPEGGSGGGEILVSGTPETVAQCEQSHTARFLKPLLTR
- a CDS encoding NAD(P)-dependent alcohol dehydrogenase; the encoded protein is MNITHAYAAQDAKSKLAPFDYKPRELREHDVQLEVLFCGVCHSDLHQARNEWKNTVFPVVPGHEIVGRVTAVGAHTHKYKVGDLVGVGCMVDSCRSCPSCDEGLEQYCENGFTGTYNGEDRQTGAITYGGYSTDMIVHEDFVLRVPENLDPAGVAPLLCAGITTYSPLRHWGVGPGKKVGIVGLGGLGHMGVKLAHAMGAHVVLFTTSPSKIEDGKRLGADEVVISKDADQMAQHANSFDFILNTVAAQHDLNPFINLLKRDGNMTLVGAPEHDHPSPHVFDLIFKRRSVAGSLIGGIAETQEMLDFCGKHNIVSDIELIDMNQINDAYERMLKSDVKYRFVIDIDSLRQEAAA
- a CDS encoding MmcQ/YjbR family DNA-binding protein, translating into MKTSDLLSYCMSKPGAEQYVHSDWKATQIKVDDVLFAMVHEVKGRPAVSLKTTPTLADLLREQHRDVSPGEHLNKSHWSTLYLDGTLKDSQIYYLVDASLQQALDTHHPGVNHDR